The Micropterus dolomieu isolate WLL.071019.BEF.003 ecotype Adirondacks linkage group LG20, ASM2129224v1, whole genome shotgun sequence genome has a segment encoding these proteins:
- the foxr1 gene encoding forkhead box protein R1: MTLQLKTKARHFNLHCSVGLTDWDMDKELKLATTTDQFYHDDKLNDQYVVQRPSVRASRRKDEFIWYDKTSDTFVKPNLWLLVNPNIACPIQFAEAAADVQTLCKPAKQIQTPLLDPPKTQHQLNTEDAPFKEELPHSVSSSTEYMIKNEDVSCRPAKNRRKGRTMKARDSKTLKPGCWPRPPVNYCILIALALKSSHTGSLKVQQIYHFTREHFPFFQTAPEGWKNTIRHNLCFNNSFRKTCNQLLKDGKRKSCFWHLTLDGQRRLKDEICTLTEESFKQLERSMSNPDVIRSLLAL, encoded by the exons ATGACTTTACAGCTTAAAACCAAAGCTCGACACTTTAACTTGCACTGTTCTGTAGGCCTTACAGACTGGGACATGGACAAGGAGCTGAAACTGGCAACAACCACAGACCAGTTTTACCATG ATGACAAACTGAATGATCAATATGTGGTCCAGAGGCCATCGGTAAGAGCCTCAAGAAGAAAAGATGAATTCATTTGGTACGATAAAACGTCAG ACACCTTTGTAAAGCCAAACCTGTGGCTGTTAGTGAATCCCAATATTGCCTGCCCGATCCAGTTTGCAGAAGCTGCAGCAGATGTGCAGACGCTTTGCAAACCTGCTAAACAAATCCAAACACCCCTCCTGGACCCTCCGAAGACCCAACATCAACTTAACACAGAGGATGCTCCCTTCAAGGAGGAACTGCCTCACTCAGTTTCCTCCTCCACTGAGTATATG ATCAAGAATGAAGACGTCTCCTGTCGACCAGCCAAGAACAGACGGAAGGGAAGGACCATGAAGGCCAGG GACAGTAAGACTCTGAAGCCAGGATGCTGGCCTCGTCCACCAGTGAATTACTGCATTCTCATCGCCTTGGCGCTCAAGAGTAGCCATACTGGGAGCCTCAAAGTCCAGCAGATTTACCACTTCACCAG AGAGCACTTCCCCTTCTTTCAGACGGCTCCAGAGGGTTGGAAGAACACCATCCGACACAACCTGTGCTTCAACAACAGCTTCCGCAAAACTTGCAACCAGCTGTTAAAAGATGGCAAGAGAAAGTCGTGTTTTTGGCACCTGACTCTGGACGGCCAACGCCGGCTAAAGGATGAGATCTGCACTTTGACAGAAGAATCCTTCAAGCAGCTGGAGAGGAGCATGTCCAACCCAG atGTTATTCGGAGTTTACTCGCACTGTGA